In Methanobrevibacter arboriphilus JCM 13429 = DSM 1125, a single window of DNA contains:
- a CDS encoding Mur ligase family protein: MRAAVVGLGVEGKKATKSLLDNNWHVYATDLKTDIDLGDLEDLKLLSDNTFFISEKAITLSSENLIIDLGYNDMDTIASCDAVMLSPSLWKTELARNVVSSGNHISDFLTRHKSIKTIGITGTNGKTTTVYMLKEILENSGKKVLVGGNAGGGFNGYCDVILEAENEDYDIILIEVCDMTLKYCNYCFDFDLVGLTNIGNDHMDIHRSIENYKNKILDFSKNKTIFLDKDLKYFSEFEEEISDLSNLLSYDEYLGDLKVFGKFNRLNAGLAASIATYLGVDDEVIFNTLNNFKAIEGRLKIFKLNDSEIFIGKTDNSDAVKSLLDEKYFYAAFVGTPRINEEHRFDILNTVVYSSPEVIVLFPGLDDTVDHGLYRLKSIGFDGRIEVANNLDEIIGFIAEYSHEDAIFIGGNGQEKIIEIQERLKALSDICD, translated from the coding sequence ATGAGAGCTGCAGTTGTTGGATTAGGGGTTGAAGGAAAAAAAGCTACTAAATCTTTATTGGATAATAATTGGCATGTATATGCTACTGATTTAAAAACTGATATAGATTTAGGTGATTTAGAAGATTTAAAATTACTCTCTGATAATACTTTTTTTATAAGTGAGAAAGCAATTACTCTTTCTAGTGAAAATCTAATTATTGATCTTGGATATAATGATATGGATACTATTGCTAGTTGTGATGCTGTGATGCTAAGTCCAAGCTTGTGGAAAACAGAATTAGCTAGAAATGTAGTATCTTCTGGAAATCATATCAGTGATTTTTTAACAAGACATAAATCTATTAAAACTATTGGAATAACTGGAACAAATGGTAAAACCACTACTGTATATATGCTTAAAGAGATTCTTGAAAATTCTGGTAAAAAGGTTCTTGTTGGTGGAAATGCAGGTGGAGGTTTTAATGGCTATTGTGATGTTATTTTAGAAGCTGAAAATGAAGATTATGATATAATTTTAATTGAAGTTTGTGATATGACTTTAAAATATTGTAATTATTGTTTTGATTTTGATTTAGTAGGTTTAACTAATATTGGTAATGACCATATGGATATTCATAGATCGATTGAAAATTATAAAAACAAGATTTTAGACTTCTCTAAAAACAAAACAATATTTTTAGACAAAGATTTAAAATATTTTTCTGAATTTGAAGAGGAAATTTCTGATTTATCTAATTTATTATCTTATGATGAATATTTGGGTGATTTAAAAGTTTTTGGAAAGTTTAATCGTCTTAATGCTGGTTTAGCTGCTTCAATTGCAACCTATCTTGGAGTTGATGATGAGGTTATTTTTAATACTTTGAATAATTTTAAAGCTATTGAAGGTAGATTAAAAATTTTCAAATTGAATGATTCAGAAATATTTATTGGCAAAACTGACAATTCTGATGCTGTTAAATCTTTATTAGATGAAAAATATTTCTATGCTGCTTTTGTTGGAACTCCTAGAATCAATGAAGAGCATCGTTTTGATATATTGAATACTGTAGTTTATTCAAGTCCAGAGGTAATTGTACTTTTCCCTGGTTTAGATGATACTGTTGATCATGGTTTATATAGATTAAAGTCTATTGGCTTTGATGGGAGAATTGAAGTAGCTAATAATCTTGATGAGATTATTGGATTTATAGCTGAATATTCTCATGAAGATGCAATCTTTATTGGTGGAAATGGCCAAGAAAAAATAATTGAAATTCAAGAAAGATTAAAAGCACTATCTGATATTTGTGATTAA
- a CDS encoding Mur ligase family protein, which yields MFFGKNILVVGAGNAGRPVANLFNYLEKNIIVTDSNSFDNLPKKAQKKIELLENRGITFELGDHNDDLLDFPDAVYISPNIPRTTDFVKKIYELSSKEKFDIIENKDVGKILNSLIAIPMIGIAGTDGKTTTTNMINFALKDKFNTLIFSSLQDSLVIEGLVEMVVNSQCENKDLAIFELPHGTIRMADGLELDFCVITNLTPDHMDEFENYEDYITRNIAIEKLLKKNGLVLANGDDPIISSRLDTFNHDYIVYGLQNPQSVEFEDNTYYNDNVGYDIVATNIKLNGLDGSSYKIKSGDILTLVCNNCGKINYDLNNFNLDDFDSDSFDLNDSDSDDFDSDSFDLGICKCDNYSRKVIPSFEREVNIKIPGLINVENSLATILSSLIMGIDLDDAINRMSSFNGVKGRFEKIDKLNGVNIFMDAAHNPESMEKLFSGFEISGKLILSLDNPDTLTSRDKYKIGEVLGNVVDVLIVSSKNETTEFVDNNAAFEVLNGAFNVCSDIETYVTNNVSESIFNALSIADTNDTIIHIGPGVVNAYDNVKNDIEDAISFYKAISGKVVVIGGCGTVGSLIGRVLAANGIDVTVSDSANETHLKSIFEAEGIDLELGSKISNELLYNASSIFLAPSLMDNEKFINDLRNDLNNMGFENIPVFGIDEIFKFFRSDKLVFGVTGTNGKTTTTEILKNIFKTAGLNVPEHYLNIQGNTEFIPSLQSKLEGDVAVIEIGTFGNAGEIETISKNAEVDTGIITNITQDHLSNGSFNDYVNCKKEIVDLADNLILCADDPIVAYLGNLKDNEDLLFFGINYYGDIFKDIDVFKESRICPVCGKELIYDIHYLGHLGNYHCDCGFKNPEIDIEARDIIFDKEDSSIKFTLKIYEQTADITLKNGSIANVYNSLAAATGAWLSGIDINDIADGINSFIGVNGRLEIINDNPKIILDYAHNPAGVKSVIQTVSNLIQNDKKLANGRFIIVNTISSESGDEGDLEIAKLLSKADIIIPASYSAFKSSKFINDFANERCEIIYTESSKNSTKVGTLGASFEQVKEGLIIALNIINNSKQNINKIIKDKNIIKDKNNSNDKNIINDKHNIKDKNNSNDKNIIKNKSINNDKNSINDKNSSNDIILIIGEGGLKYSQIILSEVNGNKGGNLEI from the coding sequence GTGTTTTTTGGAAAAAATATTCTTGTTGTTGGTGCAGGGAATGCAGGAAGACCAGTAGCTAATCTTTTCAATTATTTAGAAAAGAATATTATTGTTACTGACTCTAATTCATTTGACAACCTTCCTAAAAAAGCACAAAAAAAGATAGAATTACTTGAAAATAGAGGTATTACTTTTGAATTAGGAGATCATAATGATGATCTTTTAGATTTTCCTGATGCTGTTTATATATCTCCCAATATTCCAAGAACTACTGATTTTGTAAAAAAGATTTATGAACTTTCTTCTAAAGAAAAGTTTGATATTATTGAAAATAAAGATGTTGGAAAGATTTTAAATTCCTTGATAGCTATACCTATGATTGGGATAGCTGGAACTGATGGTAAGACTACTACAACCAATATGATTAATTTTGCTTTGAAAGATAAGTTTAATACTCTTATTTTTTCATCTCTTCAGGATTCTTTAGTTATTGAAGGGTTAGTTGAAATGGTAGTTAATTCTCAATGTGAAAATAAGGATTTAGCTATTTTTGAACTTCCTCATGGAACTATTAGGATGGCTGATGGTCTTGAACTTGATTTTTGTGTTATTACTAATTTAACACCAGATCATATGGATGAATTTGAAAATTATGAGGATTATATTACTAGGAATATAGCTATTGAAAAACTTCTTAAAAAGAATGGTTTGGTTCTTGCTAATGGTGATGATCCAATTATCAGTAGTAGGTTAGATACATTTAATCATGATTATATTGTTTATGGTCTTCAAAATCCTCAATCTGTAGAGTTTGAGGATAATACTTATTATAATGATAATGTTGGTTATGATATAGTAGCTACTAATATTAAGCTTAATGGTTTAGATGGGTCAAGCTATAAGATTAAGTCTGGAGATATTTTAACTTTAGTTTGTAATAATTGTGGTAAAATTAATTATGATTTGAATAATTTTAATTTGGATGATTTTGATTCAGATAGTTTTGATTTAAATGATTCTGATTCAGATGATTTTGATTCAGATAGTTTTGATTTAGGGATTTGTAAGTGTGATAATTATTCTAGAAAAGTAATACCTTCTTTTGAAAGAGAGGTTAATATTAAAATTCCTGGTTTGATTAATGTTGAAAATTCCCTTGCTACAATTTTAAGTTCTTTAATCATGGGTATTGATTTAGATGATGCTATAAATCGTATGTCTTCGTTTAATGGTGTTAAAGGAAGATTTGAGAAGATTGATAAGTTAAATGGTGTAAATATTTTTATGGATGCTGCTCATAATCCTGAAAGTATGGAAAAATTATTTTCTGGCTTTGAAATCTCTGGAAAACTTATATTAAGCTTGGATAATCCTGATACTTTAACTTCAAGAGATAAGTATAAAATTGGAGAAGTACTTGGAAATGTAGTTGATGTTTTGATTGTTTCTTCTAAAAATGAAACTACTGAGTTTGTTGATAATAATGCTGCTTTTGAAGTTTTAAATGGAGCTTTTAATGTTTGTAGTGATATTGAAACTTATGTAACTAATAATGTTAGTGAATCTATTTTTAATGCATTGTCAATAGCTGATACTAATGATACAATTATTCATATTGGCCCTGGTGTTGTTAATGCTTATGATAATGTTAAAAATGATATTGAAGATGCTATAAGCTTTTATAAAGCTATTTCTGGAAAGGTCGTTGTTATTGGTGGCTGTGGAACTGTTGGTAGTTTAATCGGAAGAGTTTTAGCTGCAAATGGCATTGATGTAACAGTTTCTGATTCTGCAAATGAAACTCATTTAAAATCAATTTTTGAAGCTGAAGGTATTGATTTAGAGTTAGGTAGTAAAATTAGTAATGAACTTTTATATAATGCCTCTTCTATCTTTTTAGCTCCTAGTTTAATGGATAATGAAAAATTTATCAATGATTTAAGAAATGATTTAAATAATATGGGTTTTGAAAATATTCCTGTTTTTGGTATTGATGAAATATTTAAGTTTTTTAGATCTGATAAATTAGTTTTTGGTGTGACTGGTACTAATGGTAAAACTACTACAACGGAAATTCTTAAAAACATTTTTAAAACTGCTGGATTAAATGTTCCAGAACATTATCTTAATATTCAAGGAAATACTGAATTTATTCCTTCTTTACAATCCAAACTTGAGGGTGATGTAGCTGTTATTGAAATAGGTACTTTTGGTAATGCTGGTGAGATAGAAACAATATCTAAAAATGCAGAAGTTGATACTGGAATTATCACTAATATTACTCAAGATCATTTATCTAATGGAAGTTTTAATGATTATGTTAATTGTAAAAAGGAAATAGTTGATTTAGCTGATAATTTAATATTATGTGCTGATGATCCAATTGTTGCTTATCTTGGAAACTTAAAAGATAATGAAGATTTATTATTTTTTGGAATTAATTATTATGGAGACATTTTTAAAGATATTGATGTTTTTAAAGAATCTAGAATATGTCCAGTTTGTGGTAAAGAATTAATCTATGATATTCATTATTTAGGTCATTTAGGTAATTATCACTGTGATTGTGGTTTTAAAAATCCAGAGATAGATATTGAGGCTAGAGATATAATTTTTGATAAAGAGGATTCATCTATAAAATTTACTTTAAAGATTTATGAACAAACTGCTGATATAACTTTGAAAAATGGTTCTATAGCTAATGTTTATAATTCATTAGCTGCTGCTACTGGAGCTTGGCTTTCAGGAATTGATATTAATGATATTGCCGATGGAATTAATTCATTTATAGGAGTTAATGGTAGGTTAGAAATTATTAATGATAATCCTAAGATAATTCTTGATTATGCTCATAATCCTGCAGGTGTTAAGTCTGTTATTCAGACAGTTTCTAATCTTATTCAAAATGATAAAAAATTAGCTAATGGAAGATTTATTATAGTTAATACTATTTCTTCAGAAAGTGGTGATGAAGGGGACTTAGAAATAGCAAAACTTTTATCTAAAGCAGATATTATCATTCCAGCTTCTTATTCAGCATTTAAGTCTTCAAAATTTATAAATGATTTTGCAAATGAAAGATGTGAAATAATTTATACTGAGTCTAGCAAAAATTCTACAAAAGTTGGAACTTTAGGAGCAAGCTTTGAACAAGTGAAAGAAGGACTGATTATTGCTTTAAATATTATTAATAACTCAAAACAGAATATTAACAAAATTATCAAAGATAAAAACATTATTAAAGATAAAAACAATAGCAATGATAAAAATATTATCAATGATAAACACAATATCAAAGATAAAAACAATAGCAATGATAAAAATATTATCAAAAATAAAAGCATTAATAATGATAAAAACAGTATTAATGATAAAAATAGTAGTAATGATATTATTCTTATTATAGGGGAAGGTGGGCTTAAATATTCCCAAATAATTTTAAGTGAGGTAAATGGTAATAAGGGAGGAAATTTAGAGATATAG
- a CDS encoding CBS domain-containing protein: protein MIKIEEAMEPNVLVLNKGDTIVDAAKFFAKNEISGAPVMDGDEIVGILSEGDIMKLLDVHTPNLNLVLPSPLDVIEMPIRMKHEYDETTKGIKRASLTLVEEIMISPVVKIGPNDNISDAAIIMDKEDIKRIPVVDDEDNLIGIVTRGDIVKALVNYKE, encoded by the coding sequence ATGATTAAAATTGAAGAAGCTATGGAACCTAATGTATTGGTCTTAAATAAAGGAGATACAATTGTAGATGCAGCTAAATTTTTCGCTAAAAATGAAATTAGTGGAGCTCCTGTCATGGATGGGGATGAAATTGTAGGAATTCTTAGTGAAGGAGATATTATGAAACTTCTTGATGTACATACTCCTAATTTAAACTTAGTTCTTCCTTCACCTCTTGATGTAATTGAAATGCCTATTAGAATGAAGCATGAGTATGATGAAACTACTAAAGGTATTAAAAGAGCTTCTTTAACTCTTGTTGAAGAAATAATGATTTCTCCTGTAGTGAAAATTGGTCCTAATGATAATATTTCTGATGCAGCTATTATAATGGATAAAGAAGATATTAAAAGAATTCCTGTTGTTGATGATGAAGATAATCTTATAGGGATTGTAACAAGAGGAGATATTGTTAAAGCTTTAGTTAATTATAAGGAATGA
- the cfbC gene encoding Ni-sirohydrochlorin a,c-diamide reductive cyclase ATP-dependent reductase subunit produces MSKTKKIAVYGKGGIGKSTTVANLAASFANKGKNVMVVGCDPKADTTRTLCGKRLPTILKTIKENKNPDISDIIFEGYGGVLSTESGGPEPGVGCAGRGVIVAMKLLEKLGVFSENDFDVIIYDVLGDVVCGGFAVPLKEDYADEVYIVSSGEYMSLYAANNISKGIKKLKSNLSGIVCNCKGIKNENEIVDSFAQKIGTKVIGIINRSELIQSSELEAKTVVEKYPDSVESKNYSILADSIWNNDFVSSLNPLDDDEFEDFFKKFIS; encoded by the coding sequence ATGTCAAAAACTAAAAAAATCGCTGTTTATGGAAAGGGAGGGATTGGTAAATCTACTACTGTAGCTAATTTAGCTGCTTCTTTTGCAAATAAAGGTAAAAACGTCATGGTTGTTGGTTGTGATCCTAAAGCAGATACTACAAGAACTCTTTGTGGGAAAAGACTGCCTACCATTCTTAAAACTATTAAGGAAAATAAAAATCCTGATATTTCTGATATAATCTTTGAAGGTTATGGTGGTGTGCTTTCAACAGAAAGTGGAGGTCCAGAACCTGGTGTTGGTTGCGCTGGGAGAGGAGTTATCGTAGCTATGAAATTACTCGAAAAATTAGGCGTTTTTTCTGAAAATGATTTTGATGTTATTATATATGATGTTTTAGGAGATGTTGTTTGTGGGGGTTTTGCTGTTCCCTTAAAAGAAGATTATGCTGATGAAGTTTATATTGTGAGTTCTGGAGAATATATGTCACTTTATGCAGCTAACAACATTTCAAAAGGTATTAAAAAATTAAAAAGTAATCTTTCAGGTATTGTTTGTAATTGTAAGGGAATTAAAAATGAGAATGAAATTGTTGATTCATTTGCTCAAAAAATTGGCACTAAAGTAATTGGAATTATCAATAGAAGTGAGCTTATTCAATCTTCAGAACTTGAAGCAAAAACAGTGGTGGAAAAATATCCTGATTCAGTAGAATCAAAAAATTATTCTATTTTAGCAGATTCTATTTGGAATAATGATTTTGTTTCCTCTTTAAACCCACTTGATGATGATGAATTTGAAGATTTTTTCAAGAAATTTATTAGTTAA
- a CDS encoding DUF371 domain-containing protein has protein sequence MNFIIQAKGHKNVTSKHKSTFEITKDKSLSMNGDCIIGVDMDKTMDDFPEELKEKIANENTKIKVKLSTDNSTDEINGFGHPKLTLNHPTDIVSRKSNYVCSRTLMIKSDKASSDLNKNLINDLKEGKSLKFEIII, from the coding sequence TTGAATTTTATAATACAAGCTAAAGGACATAAGAATGTTACTTCAAAACATAAATCTACATTTGAAATTACTAAGGATAAAAGCCTTTCGATGAATGGAGATTGTATAATTGGTGTGGATATGGATAAGACTATGGATGATTTTCCAGAAGAACTTAAAGAAAAAATAGCAAATGAAAATACTAAAATTAAAGTTAAACTATCTACTGATAATTCAACTGATGAAATTAATGGTTTTGGACATCCAAAACTTACATTAAATCATCCAACAGATATTGTATCTAGGAAGAGTAATTATGTATGTTCTAGAACCCTCATGATAAAATCTGATAAAGCTTCATCTGATTTAAATAAAAACTTAATTAATGATTTAAAAGAGGGGAAATCTCTTAAATTTGAGATCATTATTTAA
- a CDS encoding nuclease has protein sequence MFEEDIDDKIYNLLISNGIDENQEYPKFVEKLYSKVEFLWKESVPGSYSHLTEKFFSKIDVVIILSGLYENNKEKIDALIDASKKYEKPIVLVRPYGVEEVPENLESVAISLVGWNANCIVDSIKGALSLNSETCDI, from the coding sequence ATGTTTGAAGAAGATATAGATGATAAAATTTATAATCTCCTTATAAGTAATGGAATTGATGAAAATCAAGAATATCCTAAATTTGTAGAGAAATTATATTCTAAAGTTGAATTTTTATGGAAAGAATCGGTTCCTGGATCTTACTCTCACCTAACTGAAAAATTTTTTAGTAAAATTGATGTTGTCATTATTTTATCAGGGCTATATGAAAATAATAAGGAAAAAATAGATGCTCTTATTGATGCTAGTAAAAAGTATGAAAAACCAATTGTACTAGTTAGACCATATGGTGTTGAAGAAGTTCCAGAAAATCTAGAATCTGTAGCTATTTCATTAGTTGGTTGGAATGCAAATTGTATTGTAGATAGTATAAAAGGAGCATTAAGCTTAAATTCAGAAACCTGTGATATTTAA
- a CDS encoding Rpn family recombination-promoting nuclease/putative transposase: MYDFLFSNYMASKGCEKQLAGLINAILVENNEDNVFNLKIIDNKFLLGKVANNKNCILDLRSKSFDGRVVNIEVQRQGEKYFRRRSHLYISREFSNSAEKGGLERLKSHILINIIDFGFCKNNVISRKFNMIDKTEFNCEYSDCIKIINVNVSAFRNLKAVDFDNPLHCWLLFLDKKSTREMIEMAMSKDENIKIAHEKVEELLKDEAFLHELNKREQADLKYEGEMAYREEKGIKKGIKKGKKEGIEEGIKKGELNIAKRMKNSNFSFDDIAKITGLSLDEIEKL, translated from the coding sequence TTGTATGATTTTCTTTTTAGTAATTATATGGCAAGTAAAGGATGTGAAAAACAATTGGCTGGTTTGATTAATGCCATTTTAGTTGAAAATAATGAGGATAATGTTTTTAATTTAAAAATAATTGATAATAAGTTTTTATTAGGTAAAGTAGCTAATAATAAAAATTGTATTTTGGATTTAAGGTCTAAGTCTTTTGATGGTCGTGTTGTTAATATTGAGGTTCAAAGACAGGGTGAAAAATACTTTAGAAGGAGAAGTCATCTTTATATATCTCGTGAATTTTCTAATTCTGCTGAAAAAGGAGGCTTGGAAAGGTTAAAGTCGCATATATTGATTAATATTATTGATTTTGGATTTTGTAAAAATAATGTAATTAGTCGAAAATTTAATATGATAGATAAAACAGAGTTTAACTGTGAATACAGTGATTGTATAAAGATTATTAATGTTAATGTCTCTGCTTTTAGAAATCTGAAAGCGGTTGATTTTGATAATCCTTTGCACTGTTGGTTGTTATTTTTAGATAAAAAAAGCACAAGGGAGATGATAGAAATGGCTATGAGTAAAGATGAAAATATAAAGATAGCTCATGAAAAAGTTGAAGAATTATTAAAAGACGAAGCTTTTCTGCATGAATTAAATAAAAGAGAACAAGCTGATTTAAAATATGAAGGTGAAATGGCTTATAGAGAAGAAAAAGGAATAAAAAAAGGTATTAAAAAGGGTAAGAAAGAAGGTATTGAAGAGGGTATAAAAAAAGGTGAATTGAATATAGCTAAAAGAATGAAAAATTCCAATTTTTCTTTTGATGATATAGCTAAAATCACTGGTCTTTCTTTGGATGAAATTGAAAAACTATAA
- a CDS encoding DUF116 domain-containing protein has protein sequence MVSIFNNKNFSKLELANFDDNYFNDSFSNDKCFDDNHSDDSYSDDSFSDDNCFDNSYLSNNLNYNLNNITYNLNIENHLDYYQKIEEFTEIVLSKSTMFIEEIILDYKEFLTKNPVKNVYIGSFFEEYILELLYFGVLWKLYIKNALNLDPFYQKILAKLSNLRNKKELIGSSYKIQIDEIRGILATKFLFNNNCNNTNNNTNNNSNNNSNSNNGNNKYNNMDNNDNNKDSNEFDILGSIENNEINLINLKIDLLLKYLEATGDYKESLKHLNIWKEFFLNKDENTLKSYFKSIMSFVSFFEDYAKKELHIYTSNVENFKESYLEYHLNNEDIIFCGRSELEYHINLFGAEIMNKIFQKSFKNRKKRVLLLPTCMKILKPHECNAVEDKLGLRCIACNNNCNIGEITKNLNSNCNHEDNNCNDKIPVYIVSHSSSILSNLTNNDKINVSIIGVACINNLIEGGWKISSYGIPPQCVILDYVGCKKHWTPKDIQTTINFNKLQNIV, from the coding sequence ATGGTTAGTATATTTAATAATAAAAATTTTTCTAAATTAGAATTAGCTAACTTTGATGATAACTATTTTAATGATAGTTTTTCTAATGATAAATGCTTTGATGATAACCATTCTGATGATAGCTATTCTGATGATAGTTTTTCTGATGATAACTGTTTTGATAATAGTTATCTCTCTAATAATCTGAATTATAATTTAAATAACATAACCTATAATCTTAATATAGAGAATCATTTAGATTATTATCAAAAAATTGAAGAATTCACAGAAATTGTATTATCCAAATCAACAATGTTTATTGAAGAGATTATTTTAGATTATAAAGAATTTTTAACTAAAAATCCTGTTAAAAATGTTTATATTGGCTCTTTTTTTGAAGAATATATATTAGAACTATTGTATTTTGGTGTTCTATGGAAGTTATATATTAAAAATGCTTTAAATTTAGATCCATTTTATCAAAAAATTTTAGCTAAATTGTCTAATTTGAGAAATAAAAAAGAGTTAATTGGTTCTTCATATAAAATTCAAATTGATGAGATAAGGGGGATTTTAGCTACTAAATTTTTATTTAATAATAATTGCAATAATACGAATAATAATACGAATAATAATAGTAATAATAATAGTAATAGTAATAATGGTAATAATAAGTATAATAATATGGATAATAATGATAACAATAAGGATAGTAATGAGTTTGATATATTAGGATCAATTGAAAATAATGAAATTAATCTAATTAACCTAAAAATAGATTTATTATTGAAATATTTGGAAGCTACGGGAGATTATAAAGAATCATTAAAACATCTTAATATTTGGAAGGAATTTTTCTTAAATAAGGATGAAAATACTTTAAAGTCTTATTTTAAATCAATAATGTCTTTTGTTTCTTTCTTTGAAGATTATGCAAAAAAAGAATTACATATCTATACAAGTAATGTTGAAAATTTTAAAGAGTCTTACCTTGAGTATCATTTAAATAATGAAGATATTATTTTTTGTGGAAGATCTGAGCTTGAATATCACATTAATCTTTTTGGAGCAGAGATTATGAATAAAATCTTTCAAAAGAGCTTTAAAAATAGGAAAAAAAGAGTTTTACTTCTTCCAACTTGTATGAAGATTCTAAAACCCCATGAATGTAATGCTGTAGAGGATAAATTAGGTTTAAGATGTATTGCTTGTAATAATAATTGTAACATTGGTGAAATTACTAAAAATTTAAATAGTAATTGTAATCATGAAGATAATAATTGTAATGATAAAATTCCGGTTTATATCGTTTCTCATTCTTCATCTATTTTATCAAATCTTACTAATAATGATAAAATCAATGTTTCTATTATTGGTGTAGCTTGTATTAATAATCTGATTGAAGGTGGATGGAAGATTTCTTCTTATGGTATTCCTCCTCAGTGTGTAATTTTGGATTATGTAGGCTGTAAAAAACATTGGACACCCAAAGATATTCAAACAACCATTAATTTTAATAAATTACAGAATATTGTTTAG
- a CDS encoding nucleotidyltransferase family protein codes for MLISSVITAAGRNFRMENSQIKEGSPVKNKLLLPFPSENSINTVIETTINNVLSSDVDECIVVLGHFAANIKKVLANIDDRVKIIENENINVDLSTSLLNGLKNCKNKYVLCSAGDQPTISSKTYKNIINSLFNLKTPEKSISILRRKDSGLLKSPEGLGMPFIANKDILIKYLSNEDSNLNPILRKIFKDQFPFYGVEEDNSMELININNYKDYKFVLNNF; via the coding sequence ATGTTAATTTCTAGTGTTATAACTGCAGCAGGACGAAATTTTCGTATGGAAAATAGTCAAATTAAAGAAGGAAGTCCTGTTAAAAATAAATTATTACTTCCATTTCCAAGTGAAAATAGTATTAATACAGTTATTGAAACAACTATCAATAATGTATTATCCTCTGATGTTGATGAGTGTATTGTTGTTTTAGGTCATTTTGCAGCTAATATAAAAAAAGTTTTAGCTAATATTGATGATAGAGTTAAAATTATCGAAAATGAAAATATTAATGTAGATCTTTCTACTTCATTATTAAATGGGTTGAAAAATTGTAAAAATAAATATGTTTTGTGTTCAGCTGGAGATCAACCAACCATTAGTTCCAAAACTTATAAAAATATTATCAATTCTCTTTTTAATTTGAAAACCCCTGAAAAGTCTATTTCTATTCTTAGGAGAAAAGATTCAGGTTTATTAAAAAGTCCAGAAGGTTTAGGAATGCCATTTATAGCTAATAAAGATATTTTAATTAAGTATCTTAGTAATGAGGATAGTAATTTAAATCCAATTCTTAGAAAGATTTTTAAAGATCAATTTCCATTTTATGGGGTAGAAGAAGATAATTCTATGGAATTGATTAATATTAATAATTATAAAGATTATAAGTTTGTTTTAAATAATTTTTAA
- a CDS encoding GIY-YIG nuclease family protein, which yields MKGSYCLIIHKEKSSKIEVGAIGSAIYKEGFYVYIGSAMNSLIPRIKRHLSNEKKIRWHIDYLLKDNTTKIEDVIFTISEKKVECNLSNFISKNGKEKENFGCSDCKCKSHLIYFSNKDLCIDTVKKAYENQEINFYNLEYFKSLEK from the coding sequence ATGAAGGGTAGCTACTGTTTAATCATACATAAAGAAAAATCTAGTAAAATAGAAGTTGGTGCAATAGGTTCAGCTATATATAAAGAAGGTTTTTATGTTTATATTGGGTCGGCTATGAACTCTTTAATTCCTAGAATAAAAAGACACTTATCAAATGAAAAAAAGATTCGATGGCATATAGATTATCTATTAAAAGACAATACAACAAAAATTGAAGATGTAATATTCACTATAAGTGAAAAAAAAGTAGAATGCAACTTATCTAATTTCATATCTAAAAATGGTAAAGAAAAAGAAAATTTTGGTTGTTCTGACTGCAAATGTAAATCACACTTAATATACTTTAGTAATAAAGATTTATGTATTGATACAGTAAAAAAAGCCTATGAAAATCAAGAGATTAACTTCTATAATTTAGAATACTTTAAATCATTAGAAAAATAA